The Nonlabens spongiae genome contains a region encoding:
- a CDS encoding 3-hydroxyacyl-ACP dehydratase FabZ family protein yields MLLDPLDKIVQNLPYGAGFKFVDKLLEISDDRVVGIYRFRESEPFFQHHFINNPVVPGVILTECMAQIGLACLGSYLNKDEAIKSFAMTENHVVFLKQVQPETTVIVSAVKKYHRFGKLKVLVQMLDENENKVAEGWMSGMSGS; encoded by the coding sequence ATGTTGTTAGACCCTTTAGATAAAATAGTACAAAACTTGCCCTATGGCGCTGGATTTAAATTTGTAGACAAGTTGCTAGAAATTAGTGACGATAGGGTAGTGGGGATTTATCGCTTTCGCGAAAGCGAACCCTTCTTCCAGCATCACTTCATCAATAATCCCGTCGTGCCGGGCGTCATTTTGACAGAATGTATGGCGCAGATAGGTCTTGCCTGTCTGGGCAGTTATTTGAATAAGGATGAAGCCATCAAGTCCTTTGCGATGACGGAAAATCATGTGGTTTTTTTAAAGCAAGTGCAACCAGAAACAACGGTAATCGTGAGCGCCGTGAAGAAATATCATAGGTTTGGTAAACTTAAAGTCCTCGTACAAATGCTGGATGAGAACGAGAATAAAGTTGCCGAGGGCTGGATGAGCGGAATGAGCGGTAGTTAG
- a CDS encoding SDR family oxidoreductase codes for MVRDFEGQWGLILGGSSGLGYASALKLAQHGMNLIIFYRAPRRDEQKIESKFDKIRAQGVELYAFNKDATREDLLEDLKTLVKEKLNGKSINLLLHSISKGNLKPLLGDNRLKNSDFTQTLNSMALSLHFWTQALIENDLFEKSARILSFTSEGSQRPSAGYAAVSVAKAALEMLTKSMAVELAPLGLRANCIQAGVTDTVSLKMIPDYEGIKNHATNRNPYQKLTTPERVADVVYLLCKREAQWINGTVIKVDGGESLR; via the coding sequence ATGGTAAGAGATTTCGAAGGACAGTGGGGATTGATTCTAGGCGGTAGTTCTGGCCTGGGTTATGCCAGTGCATTGAAATTGGCGCAACATGGCATGAACCTGATCATCTTTTACCGTGCACCTCGTCGCGATGAACAAAAGATTGAATCAAAATTTGATAAGATCAGAGCTCAAGGTGTCGAGTTGTATGCCTTTAATAAGGACGCCACGAGAGAAGATCTATTGGAAGATCTGAAAACTCTAGTCAAGGAGAAATTGAATGGGAAATCTATCAACTTATTGTTACATAGCATATCAAAAGGAAACCTAAAGCCGCTTTTGGGGGATAATAGGCTCAAAAATTCAGATTTTACACAGACTTTGAACAGCATGGCTTTAAGTCTTCATTTCTGGACTCAGGCGCTGATTGAAAACGATCTTTTTGAAAAATCTGCTCGAATTTTGAGCTTTACCAGTGAAGGCAGCCAGCGGCCCAGTGCTGGTTATGCTGCTGTGAGTGTAGCAAAAGCAGCCCTTGAAATGTTGACCAAATCTATGGCGGTAGAATTGGCTCCCTTAGGCTTGCGCGCAAATTGTATTCAAGCTGGTGTCACAGATACCGTCAGTCTTAAAATGATCCCAGATTACGAAGGAATCAAAAATCACGCGACAAATAGAAACCCGTATCAGAAACTCACCACGCCAGAGCGTGTGGCAGATGTGGTTTACTTGCTCTGTAAAAGAGAAGCGCAATGGATTAATGGAACCGTCATCAAGGTAGATGGTGGAGAAAGCCTCAGGTAA
- a CDS encoding type III polyketide synthase — MSVKITQVTTALPRFYKETPEIIPFVEQWLDGQDERLKRKTIKIFEGAGVDRRYSIMDPVEVFTHSSFQERNDIYKREVVPLASKALTDALEKNNWSADQLDYIITVSCTGIMIPSIDAYLINELGLRQDIVRLPVTEMGCVAGISGLIYAEQFLRANPNKRAAVIAVEAPTATFQLEDYSMTNMVSAAIFGDGCACVTLSSHPEDGGVKILGHEMYHFPDATRMMGFDLVNSGLQMVLDKQVPETISGHLPNIIHPFLEKYSLEIKNIDHLVFHPGGKKIVQTVEDLFADLGKNVNETKEVLRKYGNMSSATVLFVLKAFMEKGCEKGSKGLMLSFGPGFTAQRILLEW, encoded by the coding sequence ATGAGCGTCAAAATCACGCAGGTCACCACAGCCTTACCTAGATTTTATAAAGAAACTCCAGAGATCATTCCCTTTGTGGAACAATGGCTGGATGGTCAAGACGAGCGTTTAAAACGCAAGACCATCAAGATTTTTGAAGGTGCGGGTGTGGACCGCAGGTATTCCATCATGGATCCCGTGGAGGTTTTTACGCACTCCTCGTTTCAAGAGCGTAATGACATTTATAAAAGAGAAGTCGTGCCGTTAGCTAGCAAGGCACTAACGGATGCCTTGGAGAAAAATAACTGGTCGGCTGATCAGCTGGACTACATTATCACGGTGAGTTGCACGGGAATAATGATACCATCGATTGATGCCTATTTGATTAACGAATTGGGTTTGCGTCAAGATATTGTGCGTTTACCGGTGACAGAAATGGGCTGCGTTGCCGGAATTTCAGGTCTGATTTACGCCGAGCAGTTCTTGCGAGCCAATCCAAATAAACGAGCGGCCGTCATCGCGGTAGAAGCGCCTACGGCGACTTTTCAACTTGAGGATTACAGCATGACCAATATGGTGAGCGCGGCGATTTTTGGTGATGGCTGCGCTTGCGTGACCTTGTCTTCCCATCCTGAAGATGGAGGTGTCAAAATTCTAGGACACGAGATGTATCATTTTCCTGATGCCACACGCATGATGGGGTTTGATTTGGTCAACTCTGGTTTGCAGATGGTACTTGATAAACAGGTTCCGGAAACCATATCAGGTCATTTACCCAACATCATCCATCCGTTCTTAGAAAAGTACAGTTTAGAAATAAAGAATATAGATCACCTTGTTTTTCATCCGGGTGGTAAAAAGATCGTTCAAACAGTTGAAGATTTATTTGCTGACTTAGGAAAAAATGTGAATGAAACCAAAGAAGTCCTGCGTAAATACGGAAACATGAGTAGCGCGACCGTACTGTTTGTGCTGAAAGCATTTATGGAAAAAGGCTGTGAGAAAGGGAGCAAAGGATTAATGTTGAGTTTTGGGCCTGGTTTTACCGCTCAAAGAATTCTTCTAGAATGGTAA
- a CDS encoding methyltransferase domain-containing protein: protein MFSKYSSKHRNTDPEQMDDPDLDPKILQLAVNDINKINKVLGGFKFTLKEVRKVAAQFPDEKLVICDAGCGDGEMLRYLNNHIKDERITFLGVDFSANSIQKARELSEGLNRVRFRESDILKDQYLKCDILISSLTLHHFSDGEIVYLLKKFKEIATKYIIINDLHRHRVAYTFFRLFSPIFIRNKISRQDGLISIASGFKQACFKKYALAAGIKNDLLKWKWSFRYLWIIPTYERQNHAGHHSLT from the coding sequence TTGTTCTCAAAATATTCTTCAAAACACCGCAACACAGACCCAGAGCAAATGGACGATCCAGATCTGGATCCCAAAATCTTGCAGCTTGCGGTAAATGATATCAACAAAATCAACAAAGTTTTAGGTGGATTTAAGTTCACCTTAAAAGAGGTACGCAAAGTGGCAGCTCAGTTTCCAGATGAGAAATTGGTAATCTGCGATGCTGGTTGTGGGGATGGAGAAATGTTGCGCTATTTGAACAATCATATCAAAGATGAACGCATTACATTTTTAGGAGTAGACTTCTCTGCCAATAGTATTCAAAAAGCTCGTGAATTGTCAGAGGGTTTGAATAGAGTTCGCTTTCGCGAAAGCGATATTCTCAAAGATCAATACCTCAAATGCGACATCTTAATCAGCTCACTCACGTTGCATCATTTTAGCGATGGAGAAATTGTGTATCTACTGAAAAAATTCAAGGAAATTGCGACTAAGTACATCATAATTAATGATCTGCACCGTCATAGGGTCGCTTATACATTCTTTAGGCTTTTTAGTCCTATTTTTATACGCAATAAGATCTCTCGGCAAGATGGTCTGATCAGTATTGCGTCTGGGTTCAAACAGGCGTGTTTTAAAAAATATGCCCTTGCCGCTGGGATCAAAAATGACCTTTTAAAATGGAAGTGGTCGTTCCGTTATCTATGGATTATTCCTACTTATGAGCGTCAAAATCACGCAGGTCACCACAGCCTTACCTAG
- the gcvP gene encoding aminomethyl-transferring glycine dehydrogenase: MNTDRFALRHIGPRKADLPEMLETIGVSSIDELVYETVPDNIRLKKDLDLDPAMSEYDFLKHIKELGDKNQQFRTYIGLGYNAAITPAVIQRNILENPGWYTAYTPYQAEIAQGRLEALLNYQTMVADLTGMELANASLLDESTAAAEAMTLLFSVRERDQKKNEVVKFFVDQDCLPQTKELLKTRAIPLGIDLVEGNPQEMDLDDSYYAVLLQYPGASGNVVDYTAFAKACHSKNIRIAVAADMLSLVLLEAPGHWGADVVVGTTQRFGIPLGYGGPHAAYFATREEFKRQIPGRIIGVTRDMDGKRALRMALQTREQHIKRDKATSNICTAQVLLAVMAGMYGVYHGPRGLKYIASKLHRQTATLADAIEKLGIYQTNENYFDTLSFKTDAAAVHKIAVQKEINFHYPDTETVQVSLNETVNLKDLNDIVEVFATALGKPFEKIEKLIDKSYLGTGRQTDFMTYEVFNSYHSETELMRYIKKLERKDLALNQSMISLGSCTMKLNAAAEMLPLSNPQWGNIHPFAPVEQAAGYQEMLRKLELQLNEITGFAGTSLQPNSGAQGEFAGLMAIRAYHISRGDEHRNICLIPSSAHGTNPASAVMAGMKVVVTKALENGNIDVEDLRQKAEKHKDNLAALMVTYPSTHGVYESEIVEITSIIHDNGGQVYMDGANMNAQVGLTNPGNIGADVCHLNLHKTFAIPHGGGGPGVGPICVAEQLVPFLPTNPVIKTGGEQAITPISAAPWGSALVCIISYGYICMLGAKGLKRSTEYAIVNANYIKQRLDGSFDCLYTGEKGRAAHEMIIDCRPFKAKGIEVTDIAKRLMDYGFHAPTVSFPVTGTMMIEPTESESKEEMDRFCDAMISIRKEIEAADKDEPNNVLKNSPHTLQMITADEWNFPYSRSQAAYPLDYVQENKFWPTVRRADDAFGDRNLMCTCAPMEEYL; this comes from the coding sequence ATGAATACTGATCGTTTTGCCCTGAGACACATAGGCCCTAGAAAGGCAGATCTCCCTGAAATGCTTGAAACCATTGGCGTTTCGTCCATCGACGAGCTGGTTTATGAAACCGTTCCGGATAATATTAGACTCAAGAAGGATTTGGATCTAGATCCAGCCATGAGTGAGTATGATTTCCTGAAACACATCAAGGAGCTAGGCGACAAGAATCAGCAATTCCGTACTTATATAGGTCTTGGTTATAACGCAGCTATCACACCGGCGGTTATACAGCGTAATATTCTCGAGAATCCTGGTTGGTACACGGCCTACACGCCTTATCAAGCTGAGATTGCCCAAGGCCGTCTTGAGGCACTTCTGAACTATCAGACTATGGTGGCAGATCTTACGGGTATGGAGCTCGCAAATGCTTCTCTTCTTGATGAGTCTACTGCAGCTGCTGAGGCGATGACCTTATTGTTTTCTGTAAGAGAGCGCGATCAAAAGAAAAATGAGGTAGTCAAATTTTTTGTGGATCAGGACTGCTTGCCACAAACTAAGGAATTGCTCAAAACCCGTGCTATTCCGCTGGGGATTGATTTGGTTGAGGGCAATCCGCAAGAAATGGATCTCGATGACAGCTATTATGCCGTTTTATTACAATATCCTGGTGCGAGTGGAAATGTGGTTGATTATACCGCTTTCGCGAAAGCGTGCCACAGCAAAAACATACGTATAGCCGTAGCAGCAGATATGCTATCATTAGTACTTCTCGAGGCTCCGGGCCACTGGGGAGCTGATGTAGTTGTTGGGACTACACAACGATTTGGTATACCATTAGGTTATGGTGGACCACATGCTGCCTATTTTGCGACTCGTGAAGAATTCAAAAGACAGATTCCAGGACGTATTATAGGGGTAACCCGCGATATGGATGGAAAACGAGCACTGCGCATGGCGTTGCAGACTCGCGAGCAACACATAAAGAGAGACAAAGCGACGTCAAATATTTGTACGGCCCAGGTACTTCTTGCGGTAATGGCCGGAATGTATGGTGTGTATCACGGGCCTCGTGGTCTCAAATACATCGCCAGCAAGTTGCACCGTCAGACCGCTACCCTAGCTGATGCTATTGAGAAACTAGGTATCTATCAGACAAATGAGAACTATTTTGACACGCTCTCATTTAAAACTGATGCAGCGGCGGTTCACAAAATTGCGGTTCAAAAAGAAATCAATTTTCATTATCCTGATACTGAAACCGTTCAGGTTTCTCTCAACGAGACAGTAAACCTAAAAGACCTTAATGATATTGTAGAAGTCTTTGCAACGGCTTTGGGCAAACCTTTTGAGAAGATTGAAAAACTTATAGATAAGTCTTATCTAGGTACCGGTCGTCAAACCGATTTCATGACTTATGAAGTCTTCAATTCCTATCACTCTGAAACGGAGTTGATGCGTTACATAAAAAAATTGGAGCGCAAGGATCTTGCTTTGAATCAATCCATGATTTCTCTTGGCTCGTGTACCATGAAACTCAACGCTGCGGCTGAAATGCTGCCGCTGAGCAATCCGCAATGGGGAAATATTCACCCATTTGCTCCGGTTGAACAAGCTGCTGGTTACCAAGAAATGTTGAGAAAGCTAGAGCTACAGCTTAATGAAATTACTGGTTTTGCTGGAACGTCCTTACAGCCCAATTCTGGTGCTCAAGGAGAATTTGCCGGCCTTATGGCGATCAGAGCCTACCACATTTCACGTGGTGATGAACACAGAAACATCTGTTTGATTCCGTCGAGTGCGCATGGGACTAATCCTGCAAGTGCGGTGATGGCTGGTATGAAAGTCGTTGTAACAAAAGCATTGGAAAACGGAAACATAGATGTGGAAGATCTGCGTCAAAAAGCCGAAAAACACAAGGATAACCTTGCTGCCCTTATGGTAACCTATCCATCTACGCACGGAGTTTATGAGAGTGAGATCGTTGAGATTACTTCGATCATTCACGACAACGGTGGGCAAGTCTATATGGACGGTGCTAATATGAACGCTCAGGTAGGCTTAACGAATCCAGGTAACATAGGCGCTGATGTTTGTCACTTGAATCTGCATAAGACTTTTGCCATTCCACATGGTGGTGGTGGTCCTGGAGTAGGTCCTATTTGCGTAGCTGAACAATTGGTTCCTTTCCTACCAACAAACCCAGTGATCAAAACAGGTGGTGAGCAAGCGATTACTCCTATAAGTGCAGCTCCTTGGGGAAGTGCCTTGGTGTGTATTATTTCTTACGGCTACATCTGCATGCTGGGAGCAAAAGGCTTGAAGCGATCTACAGAGTATGCGATTGTAAATGCAAACTATATCAAACAAAGATTAGACGGTAGTTTTGACTGCCTGTATACTGGAGAGAAAGGTCGCGCGGCTCACGAGATGATCATCGATTGTAGACCTTTTAAAGCTAAGGGAATCGAAGTTACCGACATCGCCAAGCGATTGATGGATTATGGCTTCCACGCTCCTACAGTAAGTTTTCCAGTTACTGGAACCATGATGATCGAGCCTACAGAATCTGAAAGCAAAGAAGAAATGGACCGTTTTTGTGATGCTATGATCTCCATTAGAAAAGAAATCGAGGCAGCGGATAAAGACGAGCCTAACAATGTTTTGAAAAACAGTCCACATACGTTACAAATGATTACTGCAGATGAGTGGAATTTCCCTTATTCTAGATCTCAAGCGGCGTATCCACTAGACTATGTTCAAGAGAATAAATTCTGGCCTACCGTACGACGCGCTGATGATGCCTTCGGTGATCGTAATTTGATGTGTACTTGTGCGCCTATGGAGGAATATCTATAG
- a CDS encoding ammonium transporter, whose protein sequence is MKQKWNFVLLIVVVLLILFFSGSYDLGEAPDSIDTGDTAWMLVASAFVLLMTPGLAFFYGGMVNRKNIISTMLQSFVALGIVSVLWVFVGFSLAFGDSLGGIIGDPRTYFNFNGVSLSPHPDFGATIPFLLFAFFQLKFAIITPALITGSFAGRIRFRAYIVFIVLFILLIYAPLAHMTWHPDGLLRNWGVLDFAGGTVVHMSAGFAALAGAVFLGKRKRVTHETSNIPYIILGTALLWFGWFGFNAGSALGVNTDTIIAFANTNLASATAMITWIFYDRFAGRKMSALGACIGAIVGLVAITPAAGFVTLGQSIFIGAIAALISNWAIQIKNKSELDDTLDVFPSHGVGGVVGMILTAVFAEEVGLIHGETETFMWHLIALVLVALFTFGGSLILYWIVNKIISMRVREDQEERGLDASQHGEVY, encoded by the coding sequence ATGAAACAGAAATGGAATTTTGTATTGTTGATTGTCGTTGTACTACTCATTTTATTTTTCAGCGGTAGTTATGATTTAGGAGAAGCTCCCGATAGTATTGATACAGGAGATACTGCATGGATGCTGGTGGCTAGCGCCTTTGTACTTTTAATGACACCTGGTCTTGCCTTTTTCTATGGGGGAATGGTTAACCGTAAAAACATCATTTCTACAATGCTACAAAGTTTTGTCGCACTGGGAATTGTAAGCGTGCTGTGGGTGTTTGTTGGTTTTAGCTTGGCCTTTGGCGATAGTCTGGGAGGGATAATCGGTGATCCTCGTACCTATTTTAACTTTAATGGTGTGTCGCTGTCTCCACATCCAGATTTCGGTGCTACCATTCCTTTTTTATTATTTGCTTTTTTTCAACTGAAGTTTGCCATAATCACGCCTGCATTAATTACTGGTAGTTTTGCGGGAAGAATACGCTTTAGAGCGTACATTGTTTTTATCGTTCTTTTTATTCTGCTGATCTATGCTCCCCTTGCCCATATGACTTGGCATCCTGATGGATTGTTGAGAAATTGGGGCGTGCTTGATTTTGCCGGTGGAACCGTCGTACATATGTCAGCAGGGTTTGCAGCTCTTGCTGGTGCGGTATTTTTAGGAAAACGCAAACGAGTTACTCATGAAACCTCAAATATTCCTTATATTATTTTAGGTACAGCGTTGTTGTGGTTTGGGTGGTTTGGTTTCAATGCTGGTTCTGCGCTTGGAGTGAACACTGACACGATTATTGCATTTGCAAATACCAATCTAGCGAGTGCCACCGCTATGATCACCTGGATCTTTTACGATCGCTTTGCGGGTAGAAAAATGAGTGCCCTGGGTGCGTGCATTGGCGCTATAGTAGGATTGGTTGCGATTACTCCCGCCGCTGGTTTTGTGACCTTGGGTCAGAGTATTTTTATAGGTGCCATTGCAGCGCTCATAAGCAACTGGGCGATTCAGATCAAGAACAAATCTGAGCTGGATGATACGCTGGATGTCTTTCCCTCACACGGTGTAGGCGGTGTCGTAGGTATGATCTTGACAGCTGTTTTTGCTGAAGAAGTAGGTCTCATTCACGGTGAAACCGAAACATTCATGTGGCATTTGATCGCATTAGTCCTTGTGGCGCTATTCACCTTTGGGGGTAGTTTGATCTTGTATTGGATCGTCAATAAAATCATTTCCATGCGCGTACGCGAGGATCAAGAGGAGCGCGGTCTGGATGCTTCACAACATGGTGAGGTGTATTAA
- the ppk1 gene encoding polyphosphate kinase 1, translating to MKDEFPYRHRDINWLSFNDRVLQEAADRSNPLYERLKFIAIFSSNLDEHFRVRVSQLRQLKKVKKSIRKKLALRPNKIVKKILSKVHSQQEYLGDLFFGEIVPELESHGIKLLEFDEVSKKYKAEATEYYEKYLKDLVTPKSVEASKSSDILLENQQLYFIVTFDHEDKYGVVNIPSDQHDRFITLKQEDGKHIIAFLDDIIKLNIDKIFPDETVTDSYSVKLSRDAELYLDQELGEDLAEQIYNSLSQRDVGQATRFLYDEAMPKSVRKNIRKSLGLGKIDMVAGGTYHNFNDLFSFPDPTDNPELHDSGFEPIKHKHLENSDKDYFEIISEKDQIVHFPYMSFDYVQRMIDQAAVDEHVREIKISLYRVASESALTSALLKAIDNGKKVTVFVEAKARFDEENNIEWGRKFEAKGARVIYSYPKIKVHSKVMLITREENEKIKRYAYIGTGNFNAQTSKIYCDHGLFTAEKKITKDLSRVFDVLQGDLIIPRAKKLLISPFSTRRTFEHMIRNEMDLVRDGKVGKVTAKMNQLEDPDMVNLLYRASQAGVQIRLIVRGFSCLVPQVEGLSENIEITSIVDTYLEHGRLYIFNNDGDPKMFMGSADWMSRNLDRRIEVLAPIEDPEVFQELEDILAIQLKDNVKARIHTPEEDNPFVEPENGAAKIRSQRAIYDYLKNKHTN from the coding sequence GTGAAAGATGAATTCCCATACCGCCATCGCGATATTAACTGGTTAAGCTTTAATGATCGCGTTCTTCAAGAGGCCGCTGATAGATCTAATCCTTTATATGAGAGGCTCAAATTCATAGCTATTTTTTCCAGCAATTTAGACGAGCATTTTAGGGTGCGGGTTTCTCAATTGCGACAGCTTAAAAAGGTCAAGAAAAGCATTCGTAAAAAACTGGCTTTACGACCCAACAAGATCGTGAAAAAGATCCTCAGTAAAGTGCATAGCCAGCAAGAATATTTAGGAGATTTGTTTTTTGGAGAAATAGTGCCTGAGTTAGAATCTCATGGCATCAAACTTCTCGAATTTGATGAGGTATCAAAAAAATACAAAGCCGAGGCTACCGAATATTACGAGAAATACTTAAAGGACCTTGTCACTCCAAAATCTGTAGAGGCCTCAAAATCGAGTGATATACTATTAGAAAATCAGCAGCTGTATTTTATTGTGACCTTTGATCATGAGGACAAGTACGGTGTGGTAAATATTCCCTCTGATCAACATGATAGATTCATCACTTTAAAACAAGAAGATGGTAAACATATCATTGCATTTTTAGATGATATTATCAAACTCAATATAGATAAGATATTTCCCGATGAAACCGTTACGGATAGTTATTCCGTAAAACTTTCCAGAGATGCAGAATTATATCTGGATCAGGAGCTGGGTGAAGATCTCGCAGAGCAGATCTACAATTCCCTGTCTCAACGTGACGTGGGACAAGCCACACGATTTTTGTATGACGAGGCGATGCCTAAATCAGTCAGAAAAAACATAAGAAAAAGTCTTGGCCTCGGTAAAATAGATATGGTTGCTGGTGGAACGTATCACAATTTCAATGATCTTTTTTCATTTCCAGATCCTACAGATAATCCAGAATTACACGACTCAGGTTTTGAGCCTATCAAACATAAGCATCTAGAAAATTCAGATAAAGATTATTTTGAGATCATCTCAGAAAAAGATCAGATCGTGCACTTTCCCTATATGTCGTTTGACTATGTGCAACGCATGATTGATCAGGCAGCGGTAGATGAACACGTTCGTGAAATCAAAATATCGCTTTATCGAGTTGCCAGTGAGAGTGCGCTGACCTCTGCACTCCTCAAAGCCATTGATAATGGTAAAAAGGTAACTGTATTCGTAGAAGCAAAGGCCAGATTTGACGAAGAGAACAACATCGAGTGGGGTCGCAAGTTTGAGGCAAAAGGCGCACGGGTAATTTACAGTTATCCTAAAATAAAGGTTCACAGCAAGGTCATGCTCATCACCCGTGAAGAGAATGAAAAAATTAAGCGATATGCCTACATAGGTACGGGTAACTTTAACGCGCAGACCTCAAAAATTTATTGTGATCACGGGCTTTTTACCGCAGAAAAGAAAATAACAAAAGACCTCTCGAGAGTATTTGACGTGCTCCAAGGGGATTTGATCATACCACGAGCCAAAAAGCTTTTGATAAGCCCCTTCTCTACCCGTCGCACTTTTGAGCATATGATTAGGAATGAGATGGATCTTGTGCGCGATGGTAAGGTGGGAAAAGTCACCGCAAAAATGAATCAGCTGGAGGATCCAGATATGGTTAACTTGCTGTACAGAGCGAGTCAAGCAGGTGTTCAGATCCGGCTCATAGTTAGAGGATTTTCCTGTTTAGTGCCGCAAGTTGAGGGACTGAGCGAGAATATAGAAATTACATCCATTGTAGATACGTATCTTGAGCACGGCAGACTTTACATATTCAATAACGATGGCGATCCTAAAATGTTTATGGGTAGCGCAGACTGGATGAGCCGTAACCTGGACCGTAGAATTGAGGTGCTGGCTCCTATTGAAGATCCAGAAGTTTTTCAAGAACTCGAAGATATTTTAGCCATTCAGTTAAAGGACAATGTAAAAGCCCGTATCCACACGCCCGAAGAAGATAATCCTTTCGTGGAGCCGGAAAATGGAGCTGCAAAAATTCGCTCGCAGCGTGCCATTTACGATTATCTTAAAAACAAGCACACAAATTAA
- a CDS encoding substrate-binding domain-containing protein, translated as MQENVTIRIGGVPEHFNLPWHLALEDDAFAKAGINLEWQDVPEGTGRMSKLLRENKIDVACILTDGIVKDIIAGNPSRILQVYVSSPLLWGVHAPAAIEADDTRQLEDATIAISRYGSGSHLMSYLLAKKHGWDTDEIVFKPVDTLDGAVTALSNNEAQLFLWERYMTQPIVDKGIFKRLETIATPWPSFVIAATQDCIAEKEMALAKMMQVINNYTVDFKEIPNIDVTIASHYDLQVGDVQQWLMRTEFSDGQLWESTVDIILEEFQNTGIIDKKVRMEDLIYDLPALDDE; from the coding sequence ATGCAAGAAAACGTGACTATACGCATAGGCGGTGTTCCTGAACATTTTAATCTTCCATGGCATCTGGCTCTTGAAGATGACGCTTTCGCGAAAGCGGGAATAAATTTAGAGTGGCAAGACGTGCCAGAAGGAACCGGTCGCATGAGCAAGCTGCTGAGAGAGAATAAAATTGATGTGGCTTGCATTTTAACCGACGGAATCGTCAAAGATATCATCGCAGGCAATCCATCGCGAATCTTACAAGTGTACGTCTCCAGTCCACTGTTGTGGGGTGTTCATGCGCCAGCAGCCATCGAGGCAGATGATACCAGGCAGTTAGAAGATGCTACGATCGCCATAAGTCGTTATGGTAGCGGCTCCCATCTTATGAGTTATCTACTCGCAAAGAAACACGGCTGGGATACTGATGAGATTGTATTCAAACCTGTAGATACTCTTGATGGCGCTGTAACAGCTCTCAGCAATAACGAGGCTCAGTTGTTTTTATGGGAACGCTATATGACCCAGCCTATAGTTGATAAAGGGATTTTTAAGCGGCTGGAAACTATTGCGACACCTTGGCCCAGTTTTGTAATCGCAGCTACACAAGATTGTATCGCCGAGAAAGAAATGGCGCTTGCCAAAATGATGCAAGTCATCAATAATTACACTGTTGATTTTAAGGAAATTCCCAACATCGATGTTACCATCGCATCGCATTACGACCTTCAAGTGGGTGACGTACAACAATGGCTTATGCGTACAGAGTTTAGCGACGGTCAGCTCTGGGAATCTACCGTAGATATCATTCTTGAGGAATTTCAAAATACGGGTATCATAGATAAAAAAGTCAGAATGGAAGATTTGATTTATGATTTGCCTGCTCTTGACGATGAGTAA